A genomic segment from SAR202 cluster bacterium encodes:
- a CDS encoding homocysteine S-methyltransferase family protein, producing the protein MRASGWTGRSNLSLATDITTRLKRGDTLVLDGATKTELRRRGVTDTLKGQELQRKGASFKPTTANIDAPERVQELHEDYVRAGADIITTNTFNSSPSKIRLRGMAHLADRFEEINRVAVEIAMRARAASNPKSYVAGSIPPPLREIDEARKAIDVADQARVLAASGVDLIMLEYNGSVRECVTALTAVAALKLDLPVFLGIRKATADGSLSTGESFQELASAIKGLPVDAVLVMCSLPDNTSAALQLLRNAYSGPIGAYPNAEHDDNYTPPVHSRYAREWLSMGAQIVGGCCGTTPEHIAALRPVLKPVAI; encoded by the coding sequence TTGCGGGCAAGCGGCTGGACCGGCAGGAGTAACCTTAGCTTGGCTACCGACATCACGACAAGGCTGAAGCGGGGCGACACGCTTGTCCTGGACGGCGCAACCAAGACCGAGCTTCGCCGCCGCGGTGTGACGGACACACTCAAAGGCCAAGAGCTGCAGCGCAAGGGCGCCAGCTTCAAGCCAACGACGGCGAACATCGATGCCCCGGAGCGGGTACAGGAGCTCCACGAGGACTACGTCCGGGCCGGCGCGGACATCATAACGACCAACACCTTCAATAGCAGCCCCTCCAAGATCAGGCTTCGGGGCATGGCCCACCTGGCCGACCGCTTCGAAGAGATCAACCGCGTCGCCGTCGAAATCGCGATGCGGGCCAGGGCCGCCTCGAACCCCAAGTCGTATGTCGCGGGCAGCATTCCGCCGCCGCTTCGGGAGATCGACGAGGCCCGGAAAGCCATTGACGTCGCCGACCAGGCGCGCGTGCTGGCGGCCTCCGGCGTCGACCTCATCATGCTGGAGTACAACGGCAGCGTACGGGAGTGCGTGACCGCGCTCACCGCCGTAGCAGCTCTGAAGCTCGACCTGCCGGTATTTCTGGGCATCCGGAAGGCCACCGCCGACGGGTCTCTGTCCACCGGCGAGTCGTTCCAGGAACTTGCGTCAGCCATCAAAGGGCTACCGGTGGACGCCGTGCTGGTCATGTGCAGCCTGCCCGACAACACGTCCGCCGCCTTGCAGCTGCTCCGCAACGCCTACTCCGGCCCCATCGGCGCGTACCCGAACGCGGAGCACGACGATAACTACACCCCGCCGGTCCACTCCCGCTACGCCCGCGAATGGCTCTCCATGGGCGCGCAAATCGTCGGCGGCTGCTGCGGCACCACGCCTGAGCACATCGCCGCCCTGCGCCCTGTTCTCAAGCCGGTCGCCATCTGA
- a CDS encoding 6-bladed beta-propeller, translated as MSRPYAILRAGFPYHKTIGARQRTVLPNDLTIAPDGTIYTLCRGTSYGKGGPGPIYITNLEDEYIGSFGWQGKRDPLGHAQMHWPCQIAIDGRGLLYVSDQAQDFIQVFTRDGHYLHRFGGEGSPGPGRFNRPSGLAVDAEDNVYVDDSLNHRIQKFDKDGRFISMFGSLGSEPGQFNMPWGIHVDSENDEIHVADWRNDRVQVFDMNWEFQFQFGESGSGKGQFNRPTGIAVDKDGDIYVCDWGNSRVQLFDKTGRYIQQFLGDATLSKQEIEVFLRRRSMKQLRLRIEADNEQEKLFAGPRSVRVDSKGHMFVVEADHYRVQVYKKQAIHMTELDVAPPLKVPTMNQN; from the coding sequence ATGTCTCGCCCTTACGCCATACTTCGCGCAGGCTTTCCGTATCACAAGACTATCGGCGCACGGCAACGCACCGTCCTGCCGAACGATCTGACTATCGCGCCGGACGGGACAATCTACACCCTCTGCCGCGGCACGTCGTACGGCAAGGGCGGGCCGGGCCCCATCTACATCACTAACCTGGAAGATGAGTACATCGGCAGCTTCGGTTGGCAAGGAAAGCGCGACCCCCTTGGCCACGCCCAGATGCACTGGCCGTGCCAGATTGCAATCGACGGCAGGGGCCTGCTGTACGTCTCGGACCAGGCGCAGGACTTCATCCAGGTATTCACGCGGGACGGCCACTACCTGCACCGCTTCGGCGGAGAGGGCAGCCCCGGCCCCGGCAGGTTCAACCGCCCATCGGGCCTTGCCGTGGACGCTGAGGACAATGTGTACGTGGACGACTCTCTCAACCACCGCATACAGAAATTCGACAAGGACGGGCGGTTTATCTCAATGTTCGGCTCGCTCGGCTCGGAGCCAGGCCAGTTCAACATGCCCTGGGGTATCCACGTGGACAGCGAGAACGATGAGATCCACGTGGCAGACTGGCGCAACGACCGCGTCCAGGTCTTCGATATGAACTGGGAGTTCCAGTTCCAGTTCGGAGAGTCCGGCAGCGGCAAAGGGCAGTTCAACCGGCCGACCGGCATAGCCGTGGATAAAGACGGCGATATCTACGTTTGCGACTGGGGCAACAGCAGGGTGCAGCTATTCGACAAGACGGGACGCTACATCCAGCAGTTCCTTGGCGACGCCACGCTCTCCAAGCAGGAGATCGAGGTATTCCTCCGCCGCCGCTCCATGAAGCAGCTGCGGCTACGTATCGAGGCGGACAACGAGCAAGAGAAGCTCTTCGCAGGCCCCAGGTCCGTTCGGGTGGACTCCAAGGGCCACATGTTCGTTGTTGAGGCCGACCACTACCGCGTCCAGGTGTATAAGAAGCAGGCCATCCACATGACAGAGCTGGACGTGGCGCCGCCCCTCAAAGTCCCCACGATGAACCAGAACTAG